The following proteins come from a genomic window of Ornithinimicrobium cryptoxanthini:
- a CDS encoding hemerythrin domain-containing protein — translation MAGADDFAAYLKQVRAHRAELRDAVRRVDDALEAPIARGGAWRTSVAVALSELSRDFEDHIHLTERPGGLYDSATATNPRLAARAEQLVGEHVGLRAAIKACVVSYAEAPDDADLADLRESATTLVGELVRHRQRGGDLVYEAYAVDIGGEG, via the coding sequence TGAAGCAGGTGCGCGCCCACCGTGCCGAGCTGCGCGATGCGGTCCGCCGGGTCGACGACGCGCTCGAGGCACCGATCGCCCGGGGAGGCGCCTGGCGCACCAGCGTCGCGGTCGCCCTCAGCGAGCTGTCCCGCGACTTCGAGGACCACATCCACCTGACGGAGCGCCCGGGGGGTCTGTATGACAGCGCCACCGCGACCAACCCGCGCCTGGCGGCCCGCGCCGAGCAGCTCGTCGGCGAGCATGTGGGGCTGAGGGCGGCGATCAAGGCCTGCGTCGTGTCCTATGCGGAGGCTCCGGACGACGCGGACCTGGCCGACCTGCGCGAGAGCGCGACGACCCTGGTCGGTGAGCTCGTGCGCCACCGACAGCGCGGTGGAGACCTGGTCTATGAGGCCTACGCCGTCGACATCGGTGGTGAGGGCTGA
- the treZ gene encoding malto-oligosyltrehalose trehalohydrolase, translating into MTYAVWAPDAETVHVAVGADGATRRQMVPAERSGWWTAPVEEGDDGRYAFVLDGGDPRPDPRSLSQPEGVHAASALVDLAAYQWGDGQWSGTALDGAVLYELHIGTFTPEGTLAAATAHLDHLVDLGVTMVSLMPVAAFPGRHGWGYDGVALYAVHEPYGGARALQEFVDAAHQRGLGVCLDVVYNHLGPSGNYLSQFGPYFTDRHHTPWGDAVNLDGPGSDEVRSFVLDNARLWFEQFHLDALRLDAVHALHDERAEHILEALASLADGVAERTGRPRTLIAESDRNDPATVSPRRPGGAGGLGLAGQWADDIHHALHVALTGETAGYYADFAEPGALTKVLTSTPFFHDGTFSTFRERAHGRPVDLVTTPPWRFVASLQTHDQIGNRAAGDRLCHNVTPGQAAIGAALLLTAPYTPMLFMGEEWGASTTWQFFTDHSEPELVESIRTGRAREFAAHGWAAAVPDPQDEGTVTASRLDWSELETPPHASLLEWHRTLLRLRRELPDLRAAALDEARLTRDGDVLELTRGAVRVLANLGEQARTVTVPAEPGARHTTEAYGGARLDGDSATLPGHSVIVLGPRTVER; encoded by the coding sequence ATGACGTATGCCGTGTGGGCACCCGACGCGGAGACGGTGCACGTGGCCGTCGGTGCGGACGGGGCGACCCGACGCCAGATGGTCCCCGCCGAGCGATCCGGGTGGTGGACGGCGCCGGTCGAAGAGGGCGACGACGGGCGTTACGCCTTCGTGCTGGACGGCGGCGACCCCAGGCCCGACCCGCGATCCCTGTCCCAGCCCGAGGGGGTCCATGCGGCGTCCGCCCTCGTGGACCTCGCGGCATACCAGTGGGGTGACGGGCAGTGGAGCGGCACGGCTCTGGACGGAGCCGTGCTCTATGAGCTGCACATCGGCACCTTCACTCCAGAGGGCACGCTCGCCGCGGCGACCGCGCACCTGGACCACCTGGTCGACCTCGGCGTGACGATGGTCTCGCTGATGCCGGTGGCAGCCTTCCCCGGGCGCCACGGCTGGGGCTATGACGGGGTCGCGCTCTATGCGGTGCATGAGCCGTATGGTGGGGCGCGGGCGCTGCAGGAGTTTGTCGACGCCGCTCACCAGCGCGGCCTCGGCGTCTGCCTCGACGTCGTCTACAACCACCTGGGCCCCAGCGGCAACTACCTCTCGCAGTTCGGGCCCTACTTCACCGACCGGCACCACACGCCCTGGGGCGACGCGGTCAACCTGGACGGGCCGGGCAGTGACGAGGTGCGGTCCTTTGTCCTGGACAACGCCCGGCTGTGGTTCGAGCAGTTCCACCTGGACGCGCTGCGCCTGGACGCCGTGCACGCGCTGCACGACGAGCGGGCCGAGCACATCCTGGAGGCGCTGGCGAGCCTCGCGGACGGGGTCGCCGAGCGCACGGGTCGACCGCGCACCCTGATCGCCGAGTCTGACCGCAACGACCCGGCCACGGTCAGCCCGCGACGGCCCGGGGGCGCTGGCGGGCTCGGGCTGGCCGGGCAGTGGGCCGACGACATCCACCACGCCCTGCATGTGGCGCTGACGGGGGAGACGGCCGGCTACTACGCCGACTTCGCCGAGCCGGGGGCGTTGACCAAGGTGTTGACCTCGACCCCGTTCTTCCACGACGGCACGTTCTCCACCTTCCGGGAGCGCGCGCACGGCCGGCCGGTCGACCTGGTCACCACGCCACCGTGGCGGTTCGTGGCCTCGCTCCAGACGCACGACCAGATCGGCAACCGGGCCGCGGGAGACCGACTGTGCCACAACGTGACTCCAGGACAGGCCGCGATCGGTGCGGCCCTGCTGCTGACGGCCCCCTACACCCCGATGCTCTTCATGGGGGAGGAGTGGGGCGCCAGCACAACGTGGCAGTTCTTCACCGACCACTCCGAGCCCGAGCTGGTCGAGTCGATCCGCACCGGCCGGGCCCGGGAGTTCGCCGCGCACGGGTGGGCCGCGGCCGTGCCCGACCCGCAGGACGAGGGCACCGTGACGGCGTCGCGGCTGGACTGGTCCGAGCTCGAGACACCGCCGCACGCCTCGCTCCTGGAGTGGCACCGCACGCTCCTGCGCCTGCGTCGCGAGCTGCCCGACCTGCGCGCCGCGGCGCTGGACGAAGCCCGTCTGACCCGCGACGGGGACGTGCTGGAGCTCACCCGTGGCGCGGTCCGCGTCCTGGCCAACCTGGGGGAGCAGGCGCGGACCGTGACGGTGCCGGCCGAGCCGGGCGCACGGCATACGACCGAGGCGTATGGCGGGGCCCGGCTGGACGGGGACAGCGCCACCCTGCCGGGGCACTCGGTGATCGTGCTGGGTCCGCGTACGGTGGAACGGTGA
- a CDS encoding DUF47 domain-containing protein: MTPRTASFATAFAGLADQVRLGALAVQDSLGPASHTRRTDLDRLQQIEREGQRARDQIVELARDSFVTPFDRGDIHLLAVRLTECLSHMEQAVDAGVRHRIDEFPEGTAALVDALVRMAELTARALPTLYSPDGAADYPGEIRRIASRAEPIRRDLATQNLAGSDPLGAMRTAAALDGLALTLRSFEQVATVVEGIVVKES; this comes from the coding sequence ATGACTCCTCGAACGGCATCGTTCGCGACCGCCTTCGCCGGACTTGCGGACCAGGTGCGGCTGGGGGCCCTCGCGGTGCAGGACTCGCTCGGCCCGGCCAGCCACACGCGGCGCACCGACCTGGACCGCCTTCAGCAGATCGAGCGGGAGGGCCAGCGGGCCCGCGACCAGATCGTCGAGCTGGCCCGTGACTCGTTCGTGACCCCTTTCGACCGGGGTGACATCCACCTCTTGGCTGTGCGGCTGACCGAGTGCCTCTCGCACATGGAGCAGGCGGTGGACGCCGGCGTCCGGCACCGCATCGACGAGTTCCCAGAGGGCACCGCCGCCCTTGTGGACGCCCTCGTGCGGATGGCCGAGCTGACCGCGCGAGCGCTGCCCACGCTCTATAGCCCCGACGGGGCAGCCGACTACCCGGGGGAGATCCGCCGGATCGCCTCCCGTGCCGAGCCCATCCGGCGCGACCTGGCGACGCAGAACCTCGCCGGCTCCGACCCGCTCGGGGCGATGCGCACCGCCGCGGCGCTCGACGGTCTGGCGCTGACACTGCGCTCCTTCGAGCAGGTCGCCACCGTCGTCGAGGGCATCGTCGTCAAGGAGTCCTGA
- a CDS encoding inorganic phosphate transporter, whose amino-acid sequence MDWLPVGVVIALALIFAFTNGFHDASNSVATAIATRALSPRIAVAMAAVLNLAGAFLGEGIARVIGESIIRPPDGREGLVILGSALVGAIAWNLLTWWRGMPSSSSHALIGGLAGASLAAGATVLWGGIWWDVALPMLISPLAGLVVAYLVMRLLISRLGHLSRRRADRDLRYAQVASAGAMALGHGLQDAAKTMGVVVLALTVSGHSSGDDVPWEVMLGAALALAAGTYAGGWRIMRTLGRRIITPAPEPAQGMVAEASSAAILYLAGALHAPVSTTHTITASIVGAGLIGRRSAIRWGTVGRILRVWLVTFPAAAAVSALLCWVALSL is encoded by the coding sequence GTGGACTGGCTCCCCGTCGGCGTGGTCATTGCGCTCGCCCTCATCTTTGCCTTCACCAATGGCTTCCATGACGCGTCCAACTCCGTCGCGACCGCGATCGCGACGCGGGCCCTGAGCCCGCGCATCGCGGTGGCCATGGCGGCCGTCCTCAACCTGGCCGGGGCGTTCCTCGGGGAGGGGATTGCTCGGGTCATTGGGGAGAGCATCATCAGGCCGCCGGATGGCCGCGAAGGTCTGGTCATCCTCGGCTCGGCGCTGGTCGGTGCCATTGCCTGGAACCTGCTGACCTGGTGGCGGGGGATGCCGTCGTCGTCCTCCCACGCGCTGATCGGGGGCCTGGCCGGCGCCTCGCTCGCCGCGGGAGCCACGGTCCTGTGGGGCGGCATCTGGTGGGACGTCGCCCTCCCCATGCTGATCTCGCCGCTCGCAGGGCTCGTGGTCGCCTATCTGGTGATGCGCCTGCTGATCAGCCGTCTCGGTCACCTGTCCCGCCGTCGGGCCGACCGGGACCTGCGCTATGCCCAGGTCGCCTCCGCGGGGGCCATGGCACTGGGGCACGGGCTGCAGGATGCGGCCAAGACGATGGGAGTGGTCGTCCTCGCCCTGACCGTCAGCGGCCACAGCTCGGGCGACGACGTGCCCTGGGAGGTCATGCTGGGGGCCGCACTCGCCCTGGCTGCCGGGACGTATGCCGGGGGGTGGCGGATCATGCGGACTCTCGGACGGCGGATCATCACTCCGGCACCCGAACCGGCACAGGGCATGGTGGCAGAGGCCTCGTCGGCCGCGATCCTTTATCTAGCGGGTGCGCTGCACGCCCCGGTGTCCACCACCCACACGATCACGGCCTCGATCGTCGGCGCAGGGCTGATTGGCCGCCGGTCGGCCATCCGATGGGGCACGGTCGGTCGCATCCTGCGGGTCTGGCTCGTCACCTTCCCGGCCGCAGCAGCCGTCAGCGCGCTCCTCTGCTGGGTGGCGCTCAGCCTCTGA
- the pstS gene encoding phosphate ABC transporter substrate-binding protein PstS, with the protein MKLHRFGPTVAIAMAASLVLTACGDDNPAADNETTPDSNAAEESDTDTDTESADTDAAAGGELSGTLAGAGASSQDSAMAAWVAGYNADVEPGVTVNYDGVGSGAGREQFIAGAVQFAGSDAALDDEERAAVTSVCGDGGAMNLPVYISPVAIPFNLDGVTELNLSPTVLAQIFDQQITNWNDEAIAADNPDVELPDQAITVVNRSDDSGTTENFMEYLSAAAPDAWSYEADKAWPVSGGEAAAQTSGVIQVVGATPGSIGYSDASAVGQLSTAKVGVGEEFVAFSPEAAAKVVDASEPIDTGVEGDLALELARDTTESGAYPIVLVSYHLVCKDYADAAQADLVKSFVGYVISEEGQAASADAAGSAPISADLRAMAEESLASINAGE; encoded by the coding sequence TTGAAGCTTCACCGCTTTGGCCCCACCGTCGCGATCGCGATGGCGGCCTCCTTGGTCCTGACCGCGTGCGGCGACGACAACCCTGCTGCCGACAACGAGACCACCCCGGATAGCAACGCTGCCGAGGAGAGTGACACCGACACCGACACCGAGTCTGCGGACACAGACGCCGCCGCCGGGGGCGAGCTGTCCGGCACTCTGGCCGGCGCGGGTGCCTCGTCCCAGGACTCTGCCATGGCGGCCTGGGTCGCGGGCTACAACGCCGACGTCGAGCCGGGCGTGACCGTGAACTATGACGGCGTGGGCTCCGGTGCCGGTCGCGAGCAGTTCATCGCCGGCGCGGTGCAGTTCGCCGGCTCCGACGCTGCCCTCGACGACGAGGAGCGCGCGGCGGTCACCAGCGTGTGTGGCGACGGCGGCGCGATGAACCTGCCGGTCTACATCTCCCCGGTGGCCATCCCGTTCAACCTCGACGGTGTCACCGAGCTCAACCTGAGCCCGACCGTGCTGGCCCAGATCTTCGACCAGCAGATCACTAACTGGAACGACGAGGCCATCGCGGCCGACAACCCCGACGTCGAGCTGCCCGACCAGGCCATCACCGTCGTGAACCGCTCCGACGACTCCGGCACGACCGAGAACTTCATGGAGTACCTCTCGGCCGCGGCTCCCGACGCCTGGTCCTACGAGGCGGACAAGGCCTGGCCGGTCTCCGGTGGCGAGGCTGCCGCGCAGACCTCCGGCGTCATCCAGGTCGTCGGCGCCACCCCGGGCTCGATCGGCTACTCCGACGCCTCGGCGGTCGGCCAGCTGAGCACTGCAAAGGTCGGCGTGGGTGAGGAGTTCGTCGCGTTCTCTCCCGAGGCCGCTGCCAAGGTCGTGGACGCGTCCGAGCCGATCGACACCGGCGTCGAGGGCGACCTCGCGCTGGAGCTGGCGCGCGACACCACGGAGTCCGGTGCCTACCCCATCGTCCTGGTCTCCTACCACCTCGTGTGCAAGGACTACGCGGACGCTGCCCAGGCCGACCTGGTCAAGAGCTTCGTGGGTTACGTCATCTCCGAGGAGGGTCAGGCTGCCTCTGCCGACGCGGCCGGCTCCGCCCCGATCTCGGCCGACCTGCGCGCCATGGCTGAGGAGTCCCTGGCGTCGATCAACGCTGGCGAGTGA
- the pstC gene encoding phosphate ABC transporter permease subunit PstC — protein MSTTTTRVPRKVIRRPGDLIFGGASVGSALLILVILAGVAIFLTVEAIPAFTADPAEVTDGEGFLSYVWPLVAGTVIASVIAMVVATPIAVGIALFISHYAARRIGSVLGFIIDLLAAVPSVVFGMWGMQVFAVKLAPFYQWLEEHLGFIPFFASGSATGRTLLTASLVLAVMILPIITSVSREVFLQTPRLHEEAALALGATRWEMIRTAVLPFGMPGVIGGTMLGLGRALGETMAVAIILSPGVFSWNLIGTGNKTIPSEIALNFPEAAGLRLSELIAAGLVLFVITLAVNLFARWIVDRRSEFSGAN, from the coding sequence ATGAGCACAACGACCACCCGCGTCCCGCGCAAGGTCATCCGCCGACCCGGGGACCTGATCTTCGGCGGCGCCTCGGTGGGTTCTGCCCTGCTGATCCTGGTGATCCTGGCCGGTGTGGCGATCTTCCTGACCGTCGAGGCGATCCCCGCCTTCACCGCAGACCCCGCTGAGGTCACCGACGGAGAGGGCTTCCTCTCCTACGTGTGGCCGCTGGTGGCCGGCACGGTGATCGCCTCCGTCATCGCCATGGTCGTGGCAACCCCGATCGCGGTCGGCATCGCGTTGTTCATCTCGCACTACGCCGCCCGGCGGATCGGCAGCGTCCTCGGCTTCATCATCGACCTGCTCGCCGCAGTGCCCAGCGTGGTCTTCGGCATGTGGGGCATGCAGGTCTTCGCCGTGAAGCTGGCGCCGTTCTATCAGTGGCTCGAGGAGCACCTCGGTTTCATCCCGTTCTTCGCCAGCGGCTCCGCGACCGGGCGCACCCTGCTGACCGCCTCGCTCGTCCTGGCCGTGATGATCCTGCCGATCATCACCTCGGTCTCCCGCGAGGTCTTCCTGCAGACGCCGCGGCTGCATGAGGAGGCCGCCCTCGCTCTCGGCGCTACCCGCTGGGAGATGATCCGCACCGCGGTCCTCCCGTTCGGCATGCCAGGAGTCATCGGTGGGACGATGCTCGGCCTCGGTCGGGCGCTCGGTGAGACGATGGCCGTGGCGATCATCCTCTCGCCAGGGGTGTTCTCGTGGAACCTGATCGGGACCGGCAACAAGACGATCCCCTCCGAGATCGCCCTGAACTTCCCCGAGGCCGCGGGTCTGCGCCTGTCCGAGCTGATCGCCGCGGGCCTGGTCCTATTTGTGATCACCCTCGCGGTCAACCTGTTTGCGCGGTGGATCGTCGACCGCCGTTCCGAGTTCTCAGGAGCCAACTGA
- the pstA gene encoding phosphate ABC transporter permease PstA yields the protein MSTQTERPETTSATSHELDQLSGVVPSPVRPASPRLAWVALTGGVLVGLALWLFLDLPVAVAAVLGYLVYLVAVHVTYRIVGGARVATDQTMRALVYGAFVLAIIPLISLLWTVVENGALRALQPDYLMQSMNGVTGVHDREYAEGNAPMIGGAYHAVIGTLIITGIATVISVPIGLFTAIYLVEYGGKSRLAKVIRFLVDVMTGIPSIVAGLFAFALFAVLFGIGTKNGMAGAVALSVLMIPTVVRNSEEMLRIVPHELREAALALGVPKWLTIAKVVLPTAASGLASGITLAIARVIGETAPLLVAVGFTRAVNVDPTEGPMSNLALFAYYMFTRPLNPGYRDPSLERAWAAAVLLVVIVIALNLLARAIAKFFAPKTR from the coding sequence ATGAGCACCCAGACCGAGCGACCTGAGACCACATCGGCGACGAGTCACGAGCTGGACCAGCTCAGTGGTGTCGTGCCCTCGCCGGTCCGCCCCGCGTCACCGCGGCTGGCCTGGGTCGCGCTCACCGGGGGAGTCCTCGTGGGGCTGGCCCTGTGGCTGTTCCTCGACCTGCCCGTCGCCGTCGCTGCGGTCCTGGGCTACCTGGTCTATCTGGTCGCGGTCCACGTCACCTATCGCATTGTCGGTGGCGCCCGGGTCGCCACCGACCAGACGATGCGGGCCCTGGTCTACGGCGCGTTCGTGCTCGCGATCATCCCGCTGATCTCCCTGCTCTGGACGGTGGTCGAGAACGGAGCCCTGCGGGCGCTGCAGCCCGACTACCTCATGCAGTCGATGAACGGCGTGACGGGCGTGCACGACCGGGAGTATGCCGAGGGCAACGCTCCGATGATCGGTGGCGCCTACCACGCGGTCATCGGCACCCTCATCATCACCGGCATCGCCACGGTCATCTCCGTCCCGATCGGACTGTTCACCGCGATCTACCTGGTGGAGTACGGCGGCAAGAGCCGGCTCGCCAAGGTCATCAGGTTCCTGGTCGACGTGATGACCGGCATCCCCTCGATCGTGGCGGGGCTGTTTGCCTTCGCGCTGTTTGCCGTGCTCTTCGGCATCGGCACCAAGAACGGCATGGCCGGTGCGGTCGCGCTGTCGGTGCTGATGATCCCCACCGTCGTGCGCAACAGTGAGGAGATGCTGCGCATCGTTCCCCACGAGCTGCGCGAGGCGGCGCTGGCGCTCGGGGTGCCCAAGTGGCTGACCATCGCCAAGGTCGTGCTTCCCACGGCCGCGTCGGGACTGGCCTCCGGCATCACCCTGGCCATCGCCCGCGTCATCGGTGAGACCGCACCGCTGCTCGTGGCTGTCGGGTTCACCCGCGCGGTCAACGTGGACCCGACCGAGGGCCCGATGAGCAACCTGGCGCTGTTCGCCTACTACATGTTCACCCGTCCGTTGAACCCCGGCTACCGCGACCCCAGCCTCGAGCGGGCGTGGGCTGCTGCCGTCCTGCTGGTGGTCATCGTGATCGCCCTCAACCTCCTGGCCCGAGCCATCGCGAAGTTCTTCGCGCCGAAGACCCGCTGA
- the pstB gene encoding phosphate ABC transporter ATP-binding protein PstB, which yields MSKRIDVNDLNIFYGNFHAVKDVSMVIEPKTVTAFIGPSGCGKSTFLRTLNRMHEVIPGARVEGEVSIDGKNLYARGVDPVDVRREVGMVFQRPNPFPTMSIRDNVLAGVKLNSKRMSKTAGDELAERSLRGANLWNEVKDRLDKPGSGLSGGQQQRLCIARAIAVQPQVLLMDEPCSALDPISTLAIEDLINDLKSEFTVVIVTHNMQQAARVSDRTGFFNIEATGQPGQLVEFDDTQQIFNNPAQKATEDYISGRFG from the coding sequence ATGTCCAAGCGCATCGACGTCAACGACCTCAACATCTTCTATGGCAACTTCCACGCCGTGAAGGATGTCAGCATGGTCATCGAACCCAAGACGGTGACCGCCTTCATCGGCCCGTCCGGCTGCGGCAAGTCGACCTTCCTGCGCACCCTGAACCGGATGCACGAGGTGATTCCCGGCGCCCGCGTCGAGGGTGAGGTCAGCATCGACGGCAAGAACCTCTATGCCCGCGGAGTCGACCCGGTCGACGTCCGCCGCGAGGTCGGGATGGTCTTCCAGCGCCCGAACCCGTTCCCGACCATGTCGATCCGGGACAACGTCCTGGCCGGGGTGAAGCTGAACAGCAAGCGGATGTCGAAGACGGCCGGTGACGAGCTCGCGGAGCGCTCACTGCGCGGTGCGAACCTCTGGAACGAGGTCAAGGACCGGCTCGACAAGCCCGGCTCGGGCCTGTCCGGTGGCCAGCAGCAGCGCCTGTGTATCGCCCGCGCGATCGCGGTCCAGCCGCAGGTCCTGCTCATGGATGAGCCGTGCTCGGCCCTCGACCCGATCTCGACGCTGGCGATCGAGGACCTGATCAACGACCTGAAGTCCGAGTTCACCGTGGTCATCGTCACGCACAACATGCAGCAGGCGGCCCGCGTCTCCGACCGCACCGGCTTCTTCAACATCGAGGCCACCGGCCAGCCGGGGCAGCTGGTCGAGTTCGACGACACGCAACAGATCTTCAACAACCCGGCACAGAAGGCCACGGAGGACTACATCTCCGGCCGCTTCGGCTGA
- a CDS encoding NUDIX hydrolase: MATQTEPALLVRASGMLPWRIRGGKLQFAVVHRPRYDDWSWPKGKLERGEEWAVAAARETLEETGLRVRLGLPLPTSWYGLGERDGRPQLKQVRYWAGTVTGGSGDLEHEIDQVEWLPAAKARSRLTYRRDREQLDAAVDAHAADQLDTWTLLVVRHAHAVGRKAWKGADPQRPLTPVGQRRADRLVELFDAYDPAHLVTSPSVRCADTLAPYAAASGRKLVDRRGLSEEGYAEGPTKLAARLAKVLGRGEGTALCTHGPVLPEILTALARHTPKGRESSMLSRLAKSNLDKGEVLAVHLAGTGAKATVLHLERHRPPS, from the coding sequence GTGGCGACCCAGACCGAACCTGCGCTGCTCGTGCGCGCCTCCGGGATGCTTCCCTGGCGGATCCGCGGCGGCAAGCTCCAGTTCGCCGTCGTCCACCGGCCCAGGTATGACGACTGGTCCTGGCCCAAGGGCAAGCTCGAGCGGGGCGAGGAGTGGGCCGTGGCGGCGGCCCGGGAGACACTGGAGGAGACGGGGCTGCGCGTGCGTCTCGGGCTGCCGTTGCCGACGTCCTGGTATGGCCTGGGCGAGCGCGATGGCCGCCCGCAGCTCAAGCAGGTGCGCTACTGGGCCGGGACCGTCACGGGTGGGTCCGGCGACCTCGAGCACGAGATCGACCAGGTCGAGTGGTTGCCGGCGGCGAAGGCGCGGTCTCGGCTCACCTATCGCCGCGACCGCGAGCAGCTCGACGCGGCGGTCGACGCCCATGCCGCCGACCAGCTCGACACCTGGACGCTCCTCGTGGTCCGGCACGCCCACGCGGTCGGCCGCAAGGCCTGGAAGGGTGCCGACCCGCAGCGTCCGCTGACACCGGTCGGCCAGCGTCGCGCTGATCGCCTGGTCGAGCTGTTCGACGCCTATGACCCCGCGCACCTGGTGACCTCACCGTCCGTGCGGTGCGCCGACACCCTGGCTCCCTATGCCGCTGCCAGCGGCCGGAAGCTGGTGGACCGTCGAGGGCTGTCCGAGGAGGGTTATGCCGAGGGACCGACCAAACTGGCCGCTCGACTGGCCAAGGTGCTTGGGCGCGGTGAGGGGACAGCGCTCTGCACCCACGGTCCGGTGCTGCCCGAGATCCTGACGGCCCTGGCCCGGCACACGCCGAAGGGTCGGGAGTCATCGATGCTGAGCCGCCTGGCCAAGAGCAACCTGGACAAGGGCGAGGTCCTCGCCGTGCACCTGGCCGGCACCGGAGCCAAGGCCACCGTCCTGCACCTCGAACGACACCGCCCCCCGAGCTGA